A genomic region of Pseudomonadota bacterium contains the following coding sequences:
- a CDS encoding lysophospholipid acyltransferase family protein, producing MSIKQIKYFLLLSILPPLIYIIISFIKVTSQIKHISSEPAHEMWDKGKNSIVCFWHGRLLMMPFANRRGKGKVLISRHRDGEFIARVMRYFSLGAVRGSYRKEGGISSLREIISDLKKGYDVAITPDGPKGPKYVVKKGIIELAKITGKAIVPISYSASKKKLFIPGTALLSPVPFQKFCFSGESRFL from the coding sequence ATGTCTATTAAACAGATTAAGTATTTTCTTTTGCTTAGCATACTCCCACCGCTTATATACATCATCATCTCTTTTATTAAAGTTACTTCTCAAATAAAGCATATAAGCAGCGAACCGGCTCACGAAATGTGGGACAAAGGAAAAAACTCTATTGTATGCTTCTGGCATGGAAGGCTTTTAATGATGCCCTTTGCCAACAGAAGAGGTAAGGGGAAAGTGCTCATAAGCAGACACCGGGATGGTGAATTTATTGCAAGGGTTATGAGGTATTTTAGTCTGGGTGCAGTAAGGGGGTCTTACAGGAAAGAAGGCGGTATATCTTCGCTAAGAGAAATCATATCAGATTTAAAAAAGGGGTACGATGTTGCCATCACACCGGATGGCCCAAAAGGACCAAAATATGTTGTAAAAAAAGGCATTATTGAGTTGGCTAAAATTACGGGGAAAGCTATAGTCCCTATAAGCTATAGTGCAAGTAAAAAAAAACTTTTCATTCCTGGGACAGCTTTATTATCCCCTGTCCCTTTTCAAAAATTCTGTTTCTCTGGGGAAAGCCGATTTTTATAG
- the msbA gene encoding lipid A export permease/ATP-binding protein MsbA, with protein sequence MALYLRLLKYVKPYWKKLLFAMVFMSLVAGINGLTAYIVKPVLDNIFFEKNASMLYVIPFGVIILYLFKGVFDYFQAYLMGYVGQKVITDIRNQVFNALQRQPLSFFDKTPTGTIISRIINDVTLVQSTVSDAFTAILKDSFTIIGLIFVVFYRDWKLATIAFIILPFAIYPIVTFGKRLRKVSTKTQKEMARLTNFLHETITGQRIVKAFCMEEYENKRFDEENNALFHIILKRYKIRALSSPIMETLGGVAIGIIIWYGGSEVISGRSTPGNFFSFTAALLMLYEPIKRLNRENHNIQQGLAAAQRVFEVVDRKPEIEEKINAVDLGKVQGIIEFKDVFFKYEDKMILKNINLKINKNEVLAIVGESGVGKTTLVNLIPRFYDVAKGSIEVDGIDIRDVTLNSLRWNIALVTQDVILFNDTIKNNISYGDEQHLDRIEEVANMAYAQDFIAKLSKKYDTSVGEKGTRLSGGQKQRIAIARALYKDTPILILDEATSSLDTASEVEVQKAFENLIKGRTTIVIAHRLSTIINADRIIVLEEGTIVQSGTHKELVSSDGPYKKLYELQFRDATSKKIIKINKKVKNVY encoded by the coding sequence ATGGCACTATATCTTAGACTCCTTAAATACGTTAAGCCATACTGGAAAAAGCTTCTTTTTGCTATGGTGTTCATGTCCCTTGTGGCCGGGATAAATGGATTAACTGCTTATATTGTTAAGCCTGTCCTTGATAATATCTTTTTTGAAAAAAATGCATCAATGCTTTATGTAATCCCATTTGGCGTAATAATTCTATATTTGTTCAAGGGAGTCTTCGATTATTTCCAGGCATACCTGATGGGTTATGTTGGTCAAAAAGTCATAACAGATATCAGAAATCAAGTTTTTAACGCTCTCCAGAGACAGCCCTTATCATTTTTTGACAAGACACCAACGGGAACTATTATTTCAAGAATAATAAATGATGTAACGCTTGTCCAAAGCACTGTATCCGATGCCTTCACTGCAATTCTTAAAGATTCTTTTACAATAATAGGCCTTATTTTCGTAGTCTTTTACCGGGATTGGAAGCTTGCCACTATTGCCTTTATTATTCTGCCCTTTGCAATATATCCGATCGTAACCTTTGGAAAAAGATTAAGGAAAGTCAGTACAAAAACACAGAAGGAAATGGCAAGACTTACCAACTTTTTGCACGAAACTATAACCGGCCAGCGGATTGTCAAAGCCTTCTGCATGGAAGAATATGAAAATAAAAGATTTGACGAAGAAAATAATGCCCTTTTCCATATCATTCTGAAGCGCTACAAAATAAGGGCTTTATCGTCTCCGATTATGGAAACGCTTGGTGGTGTTGCCATAGGCATCATCATATGGTATGGAGGCAGCGAAGTAATATCAGGCCGTTCAACACCTGGAAATTTTTTCTCTTTTACTGCTGCCCTTTTGATGCTCTATGAACCGATAAAAAGACTTAACAGGGAAAACCATAACATACAACAGGGGCTTGCAGCAGCCCAAAGAGTCTTTGAGGTTGTCGACAGAAAACCGGAAATTGAGGAAAAAATTAATGCTGTTGACCTCGGGAAAGTTCAGGGTATTATCGAATTTAAAGATGTCTTTTTTAAATACGAAGATAAGATGATCCTGAAAAACATAAATTTAAAAATTAATAAAAACGAAGTCCTTGCGATTGTTGGTGAAAGCGGAGTAGGAAAAACAACGCTGGTAAACCTTATCCCAAGATTTTATGATGTAGCAAAGGGCAGCATTGAGGTTGACGGAATTGACATAAGAGATGTAACATTGAATTCGTTAAGATGGAACATTGCCCTTGTCACACAGGATGTAATCTTATTCAATGATACAATAAAAAACAATATAAGCTACGGCGATGAACAACATCTGGACAGAATAGAAGAGGTTGCAAATATGGCATACGCACAGGATTTTATTGCAAAACTCTCCAAAAAATATGATACTTCAGTCGGGGAAAAAGGTACAAGGCTTTCGGGAGGTCAGAAACAGAGGATCGCTATTGCAAGGGCGTTGTACAAAGATACCCCTATTCTTATTCTTGATGAAGCAACAAGTTCCCTCGATACTGCTTCAGAGGTTGAGGTTCAAAAGGCATTTGAAAACTTAATCAAAGGAAGGACAACCATTGTTATCGCCCACAGACTTTCAACCATTATAAATGCCGACAGGATAATTGTCCTTGAAGAAGGGACAATAGTTCAGTCCGGGACGCACAAGGAGCTTGTTTCATCTGATGGACCTTATAAAAAGCTCTATGAACTACAATTCAGGGATGCAACTTCAAAAAAGATAATTAAAATTAACAAGAAGGTAAAAAATGTCTATTAA
- the lpxB gene encoding lipid-A-disaccharide synthase has translation MYKAISNNLFNKKIVIVTGELSGEIHACHVVKKIRESLNIEFSGIGSKKLEEAGVHIVHDYRNISLTGINEIFPKLKHIWTAFRQIKKHLNNIKPSLVILVDFPGFNMRVAKIAKKYGIPVLYFIPPQIWAWKQGRIKTIKKIVDKVICILPFEKKLYDAYDIDATYVGHPFVNNVKPLLTKEEFIDKAAIKSKTPIITIMPGSRDNEIKKHMPVLIKTIESIAPHFNKPAIILPLAEGIDQKTVENFNTGTIHINYLKGLTYEALSFCDIAIIASGSATMEAAILGAPTIVIYKISKISYIIAKLLVKSKYISLPNIIAGREVFPEFIQHLDPEKIAEKALYMLNNGSDRINEELTKIRTELDNMDSYELTKNTIIDFLKQTYGTIS, from the coding sequence AGTCATAGTAACCGGGGAACTTTCAGGCGAAATTCATGCCTGTCATGTTGTTAAGAAGATCAGAGAATCTTTGAATATCGAATTCAGCGGTATAGGCAGTAAAAAGCTCGAAGAAGCCGGTGTTCATATCGTACATGATTACAGGAATATATCCCTCACAGGCATTAATGAGATATTTCCAAAACTGAAGCATATATGGACAGCATTTCGCCAAATCAAAAAACATTTAAATAATATCAAGCCATCTCTCGTTATACTTGTTGATTTTCCTGGCTTTAACATGAGAGTTGCAAAAATTGCAAAAAAATACGGCATACCTGTTTTATATTTCATCCCCCCCCAAATATGGGCGTGGAAACAGGGACGCATAAAAACGATAAAAAAGATTGTTGACAAGGTCATATGCATCCTTCCTTTTGAAAAAAAACTCTATGACGCATACGATATTGATGCAACATATGTGGGACATCCATTTGTAAATAATGTAAAACCGCTGCTCACAAAAGAAGAGTTTATTGATAAGGCTGCTATAAAATCAAAAACCCCGATCATAACTATAATGCCGGGGAGCAGGGATAATGAGATTAAGAAACATATGCCGGTCTTAATAAAAACAATTGAAAGCATTGCACCTCATTTTAACAAACCGGCAATAATCTTACCGTTGGCTGAAGGCATTGATCAAAAAACAGTGGAAAATTTTAATACTGGGACTATACATATCAATTACCTTAAGGGACTTACCTATGAGGCCCTTTCCTTTTGCGACATTGCGATTATCGCTTCCGGCAGTGCAACTATGGAAGCTGCAATTCTTGGCGCCCCTACAATCGTAATTTATAAAATCTCAAAAATATCTTATATAATCGCAAAATTACTGGTAAAATCGAAATATATAAGTCTTCCCAATATTATAGCAGGAAGAGAGGTATTCCCGGAGTTTATACAACACTTAGACCCTGAAAAAATTGCAGAAAAGGCGCTCTATATGTTAAATAATGGTAGCGATAGAATAAATGAGGAGTTGACCAAAATAAGAACGGAACTTGATAATATGGATTCATACGAATTAACAAAAAATACAATCATTGATTTTTTAAAACAAACCTATGGCACTATATCTTAG